A genomic stretch from Bacteroidota bacterium includes:
- a CDS encoding CheR family methyltransferase, whose protein sequence is MKKESNTYQKNKLSTLDFKRLSEFITQNYGIKLPAHKKVLLESRLQRRLNKLEIDSMKEYVNHVFSNEGLQNELAHMTDRILTNKTDFFRENAHFEFLKNNILPNFKKNNSHNSTFNIWSAGCSSGEEPYTMSFVLNNFAIHNQDFNYEIFATDVSNEMLNKSKLGIFHQKRIINIETSLMKRYFLKSKDKTKNYLRIVPELRSKIKFEKLNFMDSQYEVPDNFDIIFCKNVLIYFSRETQLKVIKKLATKLKHNAYLFVGLSESLSNYNLPFKLIRPSVYQKIS, encoded by the coding sequence ATGAAAAAGGAATCAAATACATATCAGAAGAATAAACTTTCTACACTTGATTTTAAACGTTTAAGTGAATTCATAACACAAAACTATGGTATAAAATTACCTGCTCACAAAAAAGTTTTGCTTGAAAGCAGATTGCAAAGACGATTAAATAAATTGGAAATTGACTCTATGAAAGAGTATGTAAATCATGTTTTTTCAAATGAAGGATTGCAAAACGAATTGGCACACATGACTGACAGAATATTAACAAACAAAACAGATTTTTTTCGTGAAAATGCTCATTTTGAATTTTTAAAAAACAATATACTTCCAAATTTCAAAAAAAACAATTCCCACAACAGTACATTTAATATATGGAGTGCAGGATGCTCTAGCGGAGAAGAACCCTACACAATGTCATTTGTTTTAAATAATTTTGCAATTCATAATCAGGATTTTAATTATGAAATATTTGCTACTGATGTTTCAAATGAAATGCTTAACAAATCTAAGCTTGGAATATTCCATCAAAAAAGAATAATCAACATTGAAACATCTTTGATGAAAAGATATTTTTTAAAAAGTAAAGACAAAACAAAAAATTACCTAAGAATTGTCCCTGAACTAAGATCAAAAATAAAATTTGAAAAACTGAATTTTATGGACTCACAATATGAAGTCCCTGATAATTTTGATATAATATTCTGCAAAAATGTTTTAATATATTTTTCTAGAGAAACACAACTAAAAGTAATTAAAAAATTAGCAACGAAACTAAAACACAATGCTTATTTATTTGTTGGTTTATCCGAATCATTATCAAATTATAATCTTCCTTTTAAACTTATTAGACCGTCAGTATATCAAAAAATATCATAA
- a CDS encoding methyl-accepting chemotaxis protein — protein MKKIKIKTKLLFLLLIFSALIILVETSAIKSNKSINDNMSTMYYDRIIPLEQLEKINDAYSVKIIDAINKVYVGIFTFEEGLTHVINAREIIKENWDKYLNSKIEGEEKELSNKIDKQFPKIYSELDVIELILKEKDKEALKENIDNNLYQTGNILTKNLDMLKSIQLEIAKKLHNEGDLLLTKTIKSSILFLIIGLIILATLALYIIYSIAMKIKTINYTIEQLSVGNFSLDIKNDSKDEVGKMLDNVLKMKNKIGNMINNIQFAIENISSAGIELSSSSQQLSQGATEQASSTEEITSSMEEMTSSIEQNRDNSKEMEKISIRTTEAIKLVSEEAKNSTISMETIANKISIISDIAFQTNILALNAAVEAARAGEHGKGFGVVAAEVGKLAEKSKVAAIEINTLTKNNVKNSKEAEIFLKKLVPEVDKSLMLVQEITASSKEQSSGAEQINEAIQQLNEVTQQNAATSEETATSSEELSGQADSLKDTISFFKTGNINKMKKKKKELTSTNNVQEKNKGVNINMNDYNQSDSIDDDFERF, from the coding sequence ATGAAAAAAATAAAAATTAAAACAAAACTGCTTTTTCTTCTTCTTATCTTTTCTGCATTAATCATTCTGGTAGAGACATCTGCAATAAAAAGTAATAAAAGTATAAATGATAATATGTCAACTATGTATTATGACAGAATAATTCCCTTAGAGCAACTTGAAAAAATAAATGATGCATATTCCGTTAAAATAATTGATGCCATAAACAAAGTTTATGTAGGAATATTCACTTTTGAAGAAGGATTAACCCACGTTATAAATGCACGAGAAATAATAAAAGAAAATTGGGATAAATATTTAAACTCAAAAATTGAAGGCGAAGAGAAAGAACTATCAAATAAAATTGACAAGCAATTTCCAAAGATATATTCTGAATTGGATGTTATTGAATTAATTTTAAAAGAAAAAGATAAAGAAGCATTAAAGGAAAATATTGATAATAATTTATATCAAACAGGGAATATTCTAACAAAAAACTTAGATATGTTAAAAAGTATTCAACTGGAAATTGCAAAGAAATTGCACAATGAAGGAGATTTATTACTAACAAAAACAATAAAAAGTTCTATTTTATTTTTAATAATTGGTCTTATAATACTTGCCACATTAGCTTTATATATAATCTACAGCATTGCTATGAAAATAAAAACTATCAACTATACAATAGAGCAATTATCTGTTGGTAATTTTTCACTTGATATAAAAAATGATTCAAAAGATGAAGTGGGAAAAATGCTTGATAACGTTTTAAAAATGAAAAACAAGATAGGCAATATGATTAATAATATACAGTTTGCTATTGAAAATATAAGTTCGGCAGGAATTGAACTAAGTTCCAGTTCACAACAATTATCTCAAGGTGCAACAGAACAGGCATCATCAACAGAAGAAATTACCTCATCAATGGAAGAAATGACATCCAGCATTGAGCAAAACAGAGATAATTCAAAAGAGATGGAAAAAATTTCAATCCGTACTACCGAGGCAATAAAACTTGTAAGTGAAGAAGCTAAAAACTCTACCATTTCAATGGAAACAATTGCTAATAAAATATCAATAATAAGTGATATAGCTTTTCAAACCAATATTCTTGCATTAAATGCAGCAGTTGAAGCAGCAAGAGCAGGTGAACACGGTAAAGGATTTGGTGTAGTAGCTGCTGAGGTCGGTAAACTTGCTGAAAAAAGTAAAGTAGCAGCAATTGAAATAAATACTTTAACAAAAAACAATGTTAAAAATTCAAAAGAAGCAGAAATCTTTTTAAAAAAATTAGTCCCTGAAGTTGATAAATCTTTAATGCTTGTGCAAGAAATAACAGCTTCAAGTAAAGAACAAAGCTCAGGTGCAGAGCAAATAAACGAAGCAATCCAACAACTTAATGAAGTAACACAACAAAATGCCGCCACCTCAGAGGAAACTGCAACAAGTAGTGAAGAACTTTCAGGACAGGCTGATTCATTAAAAGACACTATTTCTTTTTTCAAAACAGGAAATATTAATAAAATGAAAAAGAAAAAAAAAGAACTAACAAGTACAAATAATGTTCAAGAAAAGAATAAAGGTGTAAACATAAATATGAACGATTATAATCAATCAGATTCTATTGACGATGATTTTGAAAGATTTTAA
- a CDS encoding chemotaxis protein CheW, translated as MEKNKSEKINSYLTFILGNELFAANVKNVLHILPIQNITSVPNSPDYMKGVINLRGQVLAVIDAKEKFNMKKTDTTKNTCIIVFEIELDDETINIGAIVDSVNNVLKIDDKNIKPPPAIGEKYKSEFIEGVIKHQNDFIILLNINKLFSTDEVSILKK; from the coding sequence ATGGAGAAAAATAAATCCGAAAAAATTAATTCATATTTAACATTCATACTTGGCAATGAATTATTTGCCGCTAATGTAAAAAATGTTCTTCATATTTTACCTATTCAAAATATTACAAGTGTTCCTAACTCTCCTGATTACATGAAAGGTGTAATTAACTTAAGAGGACAAGTATTAGCTGTTATTGATGCAAAAGAAAAGTTCAATATGAAAAAAACAGATACTACTAAAAATACATGTATTATCGTCTTTGAAATTGAATTAGATGATGAAACAATAAACATTGGTGCTATTGTAGATTCAGTAAATAATGTACTTAAAATTGATGATAAAAACATTAAGCCACCTCCTGCTATTGGAGAAAAATACAAATCAGAATTTATTGAAGGAGTGATAAAACATCAAAATGATTTTATTATTCTTCTTAATATTAATAAACTCTTCTCAACTGACGAAGTTTCAATCTTAAAAAAATAA
- a CDS encoding chemotaxis protein CheA — protein MDSFREKFIEEANELILLLEEALITLEDEPENKKQIHEIFRIMHTLKGSGAMFGFNNISNFAHNLENLYETVKEGKINVSHKLINITLRAVDQIKLLLDDKIDKQTLENIEEITEEVLKISDTENSTIEVDNSNIKKKNTKKLSTYYIKFVPNKDICKNGTNPLYLIDELVSLGKAKAFASLENIPNLHELDEKDCLITWSIFLATDNSKEVIEDVFIFVIDESIIEIQQLANNDLFLSDKFNNKLVEYNKDSNKIELNEIIEIIEEETEGKVENKDEDKSKDKDENKEKNLNSIEISNKLDFVEQNTKKEIVQEDNIEKKISSIRVSSSKIDKLINLASELITAQARLDLFTENEKNADLFAISESIEKLTRQLRDNVFEISLVPLKSIQTKFKRLIRDLSSEFNKEIEFIAEGTETELDKNIIESISDPLLHIFRNSIDHGIEDKETRIAKNKNKKGKITLKAYYSGSEVHIKISDDGKGIDTKEIMNTAIKKGIIKADDELKRKDILNLMFLPGFSTATKITKISGRGIGMDVVKQKISEIRGNVSIDSKIDEGTSITIKLPLSLSIIDGLLTKIDNSQFIFPVSVIDKIYYVSKKELSKAFNNVITLNEVQYPFLNLRSEFNKLDNTPDLQQVIVVKYGNKKMGLVVDEVLKEYQAVLKPLGKYYKAQKYFSGASILGDGSVALMIDTNKIIETYTLN, from the coding sequence ATGGATAGTTTTCGTGAAAAATTTATTGAAGAAGCAAATGAACTAATCTTATTGCTTGAAGAAGCCTTAATAACTTTAGAGGATGAACCTGAAAATAAAAAACAAATTCATGAAATTTTCAGAATAATGCACACTCTAAAAGGAAGCGGTGCAATGTTTGGTTTTAATAATATTTCTAACTTTGCTCATAATCTTGAAAACTTATATGAAACTGTTAAAGAAGGGAAAATAAATGTTTCTCATAAACTAATAAACATTACTCTAAGAGCCGTTGATCAAATAAAATTATTACTTGATGATAAAATAGACAAACAAACATTAGAAAATATTGAAGAAATAACTGAAGAAGTTTTAAAAATATCTGATACTGAGAATTCAACAATAGAAGTTGACAACAGTAATATAAAGAAAAAAAATACAAAAAAGCTCTCAACATACTACATAAAATTTGTTCCCAATAAAGATATTTGCAAAAACGGAACTAATCCTCTGTATTTAATTGATGAATTAGTATCTCTTGGTAAAGCAAAAGCATTTGCATCCTTAGAAAATATTCCGAATTTACATGAGCTGGATGAAAAAGATTGTTTGATTACATGGAGCATTTTTTTAGCTACTGACAACTCTAAAGAAGTCATTGAAGATGTATTTATTTTCGTTATTGACGAGTCAATAATTGAAATTCAACAACTTGCAAATAATGATTTATTCCTTAGTGATAAATTCAATAATAAATTAGTTGAATACAATAAAGATAGTAACAAAATTGAACTCAATGAGATAATTGAAATTATTGAAGAAGAAACGGAAGGCAAAGTAGAAAACAAAGATGAAGACAAAAGTAAAGACAAAGACGAAAATAAAGAGAAGAATTTAAATTCTATTGAAATATCTAATAAGTTGGATTTTGTGGAACAAAACACAAAAAAAGAAATTGTTCAAGAAGATAATATTGAAAAGAAGATATCAAGCATTAGGGTATCATCTTCAAAAATTGATAAATTAATTAATTTAGCAAGCGAGCTTATTACAGCACAAGCACGCTTAGATTTATTTACAGAAAATGAAAAAAACGCTGATTTATTTGCAATCTCTGAAAGTATTGAGAAACTAACAAGACAGCTACGTGATAACGTTTTTGAAATAAGTCTCGTCCCTTTAAAAAGTATCCAAACAAAGTTTAAAAGACTTATACGCGACCTTTCATCAGAATTTAATAAAGAAATTGAGTTTATCGCAGAAGGAACAGAAACCGAACTTGACAAAAATATTATTGAAAGTATTTCCGACCCTTTACTGCATATATTTAGAAATAGTATCGACCATGGTATTGAAGATAAAGAAACAAGAATTGCAAAAAATAAAAATAAAAAAGGTAAAATAACATTAAAAGCATATTATTCTGGTTCAGAGGTACATATAAAAATTTCCGATGATGGTAAAGGAATTGATACTAAAGAAATAATGAATACAGCAATCAAAAAAGGAATTATTAAAGCGGATGATGAATTAAAAAGAAAAGATATATTAAATTTAATGTTTCTCCCCGGTTTTTCTACAGCAACTAAAATTACAAAAATTTCGGGAAGAGGAATAGGAATGGATGTTGTGAAACAAAAAATTTCAGAAATCAGAGGAAATGTAAGTATTGATTCAAAGATTGATGAAGGAACTTCCATAACAATCAAGTTACCCCTTTCGCTTTCTATAATTGATGGTTTGCTAACCAAAATTGATAATTCTCAATTCATTTTTCCTGTTTCTGTTATTGATAAAATTTACTATGTAAGCAAAAAAGAATTATCAAAAGCATTCAACAATGTTATTACTCTTAATGAAGTTCAATATCCATTTCTTAACTTAAGAAGTGAATTTAACAAATTGGACAACACACCCGACTTACAGCAAGTAATAGTTGTAAAATATGGAAATAAAAAAATGGGACTTGTTGTTGATGAGGTACTTAAAGAATACCAAGCCGTTTTAAAACCATTAGGAAAATATTATAAAGCTCAAAAATATTTTTCAGGAGCATCAATTCTTGGTGATGGCTCTGTTGCATTAATGATTGACACAAATAAAATTATCGAAACTTATACACTTAATTAA
- a CDS encoding response regulator — MTKKILFIDDSKSVREVLQFTLEENGYDVLIGINGKDGLAFLNGQKIDLIITDLHMPEMDGISFIKKARKIKKYQHIPILFLTTETQLEKKLEAKKSGATGWITKPFVAEKLLKTINKVIR, encoded by the coding sequence ATGACAAAAAAAATATTATTTATCGATGATTCAAAAAGTGTAAGAGAGGTACTACAATTTACACTTGAAGAAAATGGATATGATGTACTTATAGGAATTAACGGTAAAGATGGATTAGCTTTTCTAAATGGTCAAAAAATTGATTTAATAATTACCGACCTTCACATGCCCGAAATGGATGGAATTTCATTTATAAAAAAAGCAAGAAAAATTAAAAAATATCAGCATATTCCAATTTTATTTTTAACAACCGAGACTCAATTGGAAAAGAAATTAGAGGCAAAGAAATCAGGTGCTACAGGCTGGATTACAAAACCCTTTGTAGCCGAAAAACTTCTTAAAACAATTAATAAAGTTATTAGGTAA
- a CDS encoding T9SS type A sorting domain-containing protein: MKQKKDNNKIDHNLKAYSALAIGILAIAPKANGQIIYNDITPDTTIYDTNYVDIDIDLNGYSDFSIYKGYGMDDDSNRTVEMVGLIRDKYCEVLGSTAGSYFYPLAMNMNDFIDPNSPNWKINDFGTMNFQASYGGYGNWQGVQNKFLGIRVEDIDSSEYYGWVRLDVSANAKSFTLKDYAFNSSPDSGIKAGEGLTGYEVQNLVARDKNDNGDASDMKISFDKAVDESKISEYRLLIIKLQDSYGFSVADANSVSSGNYIKISKTGNNHSLSLAVNATDIEGNPIAQTVFYRIYILSVADGVNAKENILSTSNKGISVLHIKAPKVTDITASDVGNKHNGMDLRIEFDKVTNESMLSGYWIFVVKSAKANNFNIIHASMVDTANVTKLQKTASNIDFNLKANSKDSDGDLIIEDQPYKIFVVSLANGINATLHSLSEPSNEITLKNTSSINDKFTELDINIFSKNNYIVIESQNTINAEINIYTSTGKVVFNSFLKGKSKTINLPNARKGIYFVNIISNKGSFTKEILIR; this comes from the coding sequence ATGAAACAAAAAAAAGATAATAATAAAATTGACCACAATTTAAAAGCATATTCAGCACTGGCAATAGGTATTTTGGCAATAGCTCCTAAAGCTAACGGTCAAATAATTTATAACGATATCACTCCTGATACTACAATTTATGACACCAATTATGTTGACATCGATATTGATCTTAACGGATATTCCGATTTTAGCATTTACAAAGGTTATGGCATGGATGACGATTCTAACAGAACAGTGGAAATGGTTGGACTGATTCGTGATAAATATTGTGAAGTATTAGGTAGCACGGCAGGTAGTTATTTTTATCCACTTGCTATGAATATGAATGATTTTATTGACCCTAATTCTCCTAACTGGAAAATAAACGACTTTGGTACAATGAACTTCCAAGCTAGTTATGGTGGTTACGGAAACTGGCAAGGTGTTCAAAACAAATTTCTAGGAATCAGAGTTGAAGATATTGATTCTAGTGAATATTACGGTTGGGTAAGACTTGATGTTTCGGCAAATGCAAAATCATTTACGTTAAAAGATTACGCTTTTAATAGCTCTCCTGATTCAGGAATAAAAGCAGGTGAAGGACTAACAGGATATGAAGTTCAAAACCTTGTTGCAAGAGACAAAAACGACAATGGTGATGCAAGTGATATGAAAATTAGTTTTGACAAAGCAGTTGATGAATCAAAAATTTCCGAATACAGATTATTAATTATAAAACTTCAAGATTCTTATGGTTTTTCTGTTGCTGATGCAAATTCCGTGAGTTCAGGAAATTATATTAAAATCTCAAAAACGGGTAATAATCATAGCCTTAGTTTGGCTGTAAATGCAACAGACATTGAAGGCAATCCAATAGCTCAAACAGTTTTTTACAGAATTTATATTTTAAGTGTAGCCGATGGAGTAAACGCTAAAGAAAATATACTTTCAACATCAAACAAAGGAATTTCAGTATTGCATATTAAAGCACCTAAAGTTACAGATATTACAGCATCAGACGTTGGTAACAAACATAATGGCATGGATTTGAGAATTGAATTTGACAAAGTAACAAATGAATCAATGCTAAGTGGATATTGGATATTTGTTGTTAAATCCGCAAAGGCAAATAATTTCAATATAATTCATGCATCTATGGTTGATACTGCAAATGTTACAAAATTGCAAAAAACAGCAAGCAATATTGACTTTAATTTAAAAGCAAATTCAAAAGATAGCGATGGAGATTTAATTATTGAAGATCAGCCATATAAAATTTTCGTAGTTAGTCTTGCCAATGGAATAAATGCAACATTACATTCATTATCGGAGCCATCAAATGAAATCACTTTGAAAAATACAAGTTCAATAAACGATAAATTTACCGAATTGGATATCAATATATTTTCAAAAAATAATTACATTGTCATTGAATCCCAAAACACAATAAATGCAGAAATTAACATCTACACTTCTACTGGAAAAGTTGTATTTAACTCATTTTTAAAAGGTAAAAGCAAAACAATAAATCTTCCGAATGCTCGAAAAGGAATTTACTTTGTAAATATTATTTCTAATAAAGGGAGCTTTACTAAAGAGATTTTGATAAGATAA
- a CDS encoding redox-sensing transcriptional repressor Rex, producing MKKVLPEKTIERLSVCRRLLNDKINLNQEYIYSYEIAKLLNITPVQVRRDIMLIGYSGSPSKGYKIKELIKRIAKILDTKEVTNVAIIGMGFLGNAISGYFKNKRDKLKIVASFDKDSKKISQCLSDVRCHHIDDFPAVKKKMNIDIAVLTVPEEEALESLNFMIENGVKGVLNFTPKPLKVPDGIYLEEYDIVTSLEKVTYFSKHF from the coding sequence ATGAAGAAAGTATTACCGGAGAAAACGATTGAACGATTAAGCGTTTGTAGGAGATTACTAAACGATAAAATAAATTTGAATCAAGAATATATTTATTCGTATGAGATTGCTAAATTGTTAAATATTACACCTGTTCAGGTTCGTAGAGATATAATGCTAATTGGATATTCAGGTAGCCCAAGCAAGGGTTATAAAATAAAAGAACTAATAAAAAGAATTGCAAAAATTTTGGACACTAAAGAAGTAACAAATGTTGCAATTATTGGAATGGGTTTTTTAGGAAATGCAATATCAGGATATTTTAAAAACAAAAGAGACAAATTAAAAATAGTAGCTAGTTTTGATAAAGATTCTAAGAAAATTTCTCAATGTTTATCAGATGTGAGATGTCATCATATTGATGATTTTCCTGCAGTTAAAAAGAAGATGAATATTGATATTGCTGTTTTAACAGTTCCTGAGGAAGAAGCATTAGAGTCACTAAACTTCATGATAGAAAATGGTGTTAAAGGTGTTTTGAATTTTACCCCAAAACCTCTTAAAGTTCCTGATGGTATATATTTGGAGGAATATGATATTGTTACTTCACTCGAAAAAGTTACTTATTTTTCTAAGCATTTCTAA
- a CDS encoding TraR/DksA C4-type zinc finger protein — translation MKKEERKIIKTKIIRQLKRLESEIEELKELCKPIAPENAIGRVSRMDAINNKSVNEASLRMALKKQYQLNKSLKNIDSSSFGICTRCKKEIPIGRLMVMPESETCVSCN, via the coding sequence ATGAAAAAAGAGGAAAGGAAAATAATAAAAACAAAAATTATTAGGCAACTAAAAAGGCTCGAAAGCGAAATTGAAGAATTGAAAGAATTGTGTAAACCTATAGCTCCCGAAAATGCAATTGGTAGAGTGAGCAGAATGGATGCAATAAATAATAAAAGTGTAAATGAAGCATCATTAAGAATGGCGTTAAAAAAACAATATCAACTTAACAAATCTCTTAAAAATATTGATTCCTCTAGTTTTGGTATTTGTACAAGATGTAAAAAGGAAATTCCAATTGGAAGACTGATGGTAATGCCTGAAAGTGAAACATGTGTTAGTTGTAATTAG
- a CDS encoding response regulator yields the protein MNKIEGKTILVVEDVDSNYKLVEVILKKNGADVIHTIYGKEAIKICKENKDIDLVLMDIQLPDIDGYEATTKIKEIIPDLPIISVTAYASNGDREKSFAVGCNDYIPKPYRPITLIEKVIEQLDLIDNSNFS from the coding sequence ATGAATAAAATTGAAGGCAAAACAATATTAGTAGTTGAAGATGTTGATAGCAATTATAAGTTAGTGGAAGTAATACTTAAAAAAAATGGTGCAGATGTTATTCATACTATTTATGGTAAAGAAGCCATAAAAATATGTAAAGAGAATAAAGACATTGATCTTGTTTTAATGGATATTCAATTGCCTGATATTGACGGTTATGAAGCAACAACTAAAATTAAGGAAATAATTCCTGATTTGCCGATTATTTCGGTAACAGCCTATGCTTCAAATGGTGATAGAGAAAAATCATTCGCTGTGGGTTGCAATGACTACATTCCTAAACCATATAGACCAATAACTTTAATTGAAAAAGTGATCGAACAATTAGATTTAATTGATAACTCAAATTTCTCATAA
- the mce gene encoding methylmalonyl-CoA epimerase: MNLEYIEHIGIAVKSLDESIKYYENVLGLKCYSVEEVKEQKVKTAFFKVGETKLELLESTEADGPIGKFIDKKGEGVHHIAFAVNKLENNLKEVEGKGVRLIDKTPRKGAEGLDIAFLHPKSTFGVLTEFCENKNKK, translated from the coding sequence ATGAACTTAGAATATATTGAACATATTGGAATTGCAGTAAAAAGTCTTGATGAATCAATAAAGTATTATGAAAATGTTTTAGGATTAAAATGTTATTCAGTTGAGGAGGTTAAAGAACAGAAAGTAAAAACTGCATTTTTTAAAGTAGGAGAAACTAAATTAGAACTCCTTGAATCAACAGAAGCTGATGGACCGATTGGAAAATTTATTGACAAAAAAGGAGAAGGTGTTCACCATATTGCTTTTGCTGTTAATAAATTAGAAAACAATCTAAAAGAAGTGGAAGGTAAAGGAGTAAGGCTTATTGACAAAACTCCCAGAAAAGGTGCTGAGGGTTTGGATATAGCTTTTTTACATCCGAAATCAACATTCGGAGTTTTAACTGAATTTTGTGAAAATAAAAATAAAAAATAA
- a CDS encoding acyl-CoA carboxylase subunit beta has protein sequence MSIEDKIKKLIDLREEARMGGGEKRIASQHAKGKFTARERIEKLLDEGSFEEADMFVTHRCTDFGMGKKKYLSDGVVTGCGTIDGRLVYVYAQDFTVFGGSLSETYAKKICKIMDQAMKVGAPIIGINDSGGARIQEGVQSLAGYAEIFERNILASGVVPQISAIFGPCAGGAVYSPALTDYIIMSEDTSYMFVTGPKVVKTVTGEIISENDLGGADVHSSKSGISHFKAKDEEEGIMIIQKLLSYLPQNNFEEPPVYTCNDPIDRLDDSLNEIIPENPSLPYDVNDIIHSLVDNGEFLEIQRHYARNIITAFAKFNGMPVGIVANQPSFLAGVLDINASRKAARFVRFCDAFNIPIVTLVDVPGFLPGSNQEYGGIIIHGAKLLFAYGEATVPKITITLRKSYGGAHDVMSSKQLRGDINYAWPSAEIAVMGPKGAIEVLNHKEISEIKDEEEKTKFIAKKENEYKDKFANPYEAAKYGFIDDVIEPRNTRFRIIRGLERLETKKDSNPPKKHCNLPL, from the coding sequence ATGTCAATTGAGGATAAAATAAAAAAATTAATTGATTTGCGAGAGGAAGCTCGAATGGGCGGAGGTGAAAAAAGAATTGCCTCACAGCATGCAAAAGGTAAATTTACTGCTCGTGAAAGAATTGAAAAACTTTTGGATGAAGGAAGTTTTGAAGAAGCTGACATGTTTGTTACGCATCGTTGTACTGATTTTGGAATGGGAAAAAAGAAATATCTTTCTGATGGTGTTGTTACAGGATGTGGTACAATTGACGGAAGGCTAGTTTATGTTTATGCTCAGGATTTTACAGTTTTTGGTGGTTCCTTATCAGAAACGTATGCGAAAAAAATATGCAAAATAATGGATCAAGCCATGAAAGTAGGAGCACCGATAATTGGAATAAACGATAGTGGTGGAGCACGTATTCAAGAAGGAGTGCAGTCTCTTGCAGGTTATGCGGAAATTTTTGAAAGAAATATTTTAGCCTCAGGTGTAGTTCCTCAAATATCAGCAATTTTTGGACCCTGTGCAGGTGGTGCTGTTTATTCTCCTGCTCTTACCGATTATATTATAATGTCAGAAGATACAAGCTATATGTTTGTTACAGGTCCTAAAGTTGTTAAAACTGTTACAGGTGAAATAATTTCTGAAAATGACCTTGGTGGTGCTGATGTTCATTCCTCAAAATCAGGTATTTCTCATTTTAAAGCTAAGGATGAAGAGGAAGGTATTATGATAATTCAAAAACTCCTTAGTTATCTGCCTCAAAATAATTTTGAAGAACCTCCTGTTTACACATGTAACGATCCAATAGATAGATTGGATGATTCATTAAATGAAATTATTCCTGAAAACCCTAGTTTACCTTATGATGTAAACGACATAATTCATTCACTCGTTGATAATGGAGAATTTTTGGAAATACAAAGGCATTACGCAAGAAATATTATTACAGCTTTTGCTAAGTTTAATGGAATGCCTGTTGGTATTGTGGCTAATCAACCGAGTTTTCTTGCAGGTGTACTTGATATCAATGCTTCAAGAAAAGCAGCAAGATTTGTAAGGTTTTGTGATGCATTTAATATTCCTATTGTAACCTTAGTTGATGTTCCCGGATTTTTACCCGGAAGTAATCAGGAATATGGTGGAATTATTATTCATGGTGCAAAATTATTATTTGCTTATGGAGAGGCAACCGTTCCTAAAATTACAATTACTTTAAGGAAATCTTATGGTGGTGCTCATGATGTTATGAGTTCTAAACAATTAAGAGGTGATATTAATTATGCTTGGCCTTCAGCAGAAATTGCAGTAATGGGACCTAAAGGTGCAATTGAAGTGTTGAATCATAAAGAGATTAGTGAAATTAAGGATGAAGAAGAAAAAACAAAATTTATTGCTAAAAAAGAAAATGAATATAAAGATAAGTTTGCAAATCCTTATGAAGCTGCAAAATACGGATTTATTGATGATGTAATTGAACCAAGAAATACTAGATTTAGGATTATTAGAGGATTAGAAAGATTAGAAACGAAGAAAGACAGCAATCCTCCTAAAAAACATTGTAATTTACCACTTTAA